A window from Fibrobacter sp. UWB11 encodes these proteins:
- a CDS encoding HigA family addiction module antitoxin: MQVYRCDELAVVTPPGRHLAEKIEEMGLDANDLAARMGYTPKAVNDILQGNCRITPESALSLEMVTEIPAGFWLRSQMAYDEFLSREKIKASLMDQSLWKKSFPEELDVRNWVRKGTDKADDKSLMPLLKFFAVASPKAWDGYYKKAQLKVAFRISLAEVKDPYATSAWIRRGEILSDQDPMEKLGQPAVRKKLKAALPEIIAFAAANKKLPKREKRITYWTPEAEVVDDCMTGLQELCRKIGIRVLFVQNFKSSPIHGMYRWYKDVPLIQLHDRFKKRETMWFTFFHELAHVLYHGKKGICLQNIEITHHHPEKEDEANCFAQKCMMEAGFEV, translated from the coding sequence ATGCAGGTTTATAGATGTGATGAATTAGCTGTAGTGACGCCGCCTGGGCGGCATCTTGCTGAAAAAATTGAAGAAATGGGCCTTGATGCCAATGATTTGGCAGCACGCATGGGCTACACGCCCAAGGCGGTGAATGACATTTTGCAGGGAAATTGCCGAATCACGCCCGAATCGGCCCTTTCTCTTGAAATGGTTACGGAAATACCTGCTGGGTTTTGGTTGCGTAGTCAGATGGCTTACGACGAATTTCTTTCGCGTGAGAAAATTAAGGCCTCGCTTATGGATCAGTCCCTTTGGAAAAAGTCGTTTCCGGAGGAGCTTGATGTTCGCAATTGGGTCCGCAAGGGTACTGATAAAGCGGATGATAAATCTTTAATGCCGCTTTTGAAATTCTTTGCGGTGGCATCCCCGAAGGCTTGGGATGGCTACTATAAGAAAGCTCAGTTGAAGGTGGCGTTCCGTATTTCGCTTGCGGAGGTCAAGGATCCGTATGCGACTTCGGCGTGGATTCGCCGTGGCGAGATTCTTTCGGACCAAGATCCGATGGAAAAGCTGGGGCAACCTGCGGTTCGTAAAAAACTTAAGGCGGCGCTTCCCGAAATTATTGCGTTTGCGGCTGCAAATAAGAAATTGCCAAAGCGCGAAAAGCGAATCACTTATTGGACGCCTGAGGCGGAAGTGGTTGACGATTGCATGACGGGTTTGCAGGAGCTTTGCCGCAAGATTGGTATTCGCGTGCTGTTTGTGCAGAATTTCAAGAGCTCGCCGATTCACGGCATGTATCGTTGGTACAAGGATGTTCCGCTAATCCAGTTGCATGACCGCTTTAAAAAGCGTGAAACGATGTGGTTCACGTTTTTCCATGAACTTGCGCATGTGCTTTACCATGGCAAGAAGGGAATCTGTTTGCAAAATATCGAAATTACGCACCACCACCCTGAAAAAGAGGATGAGGCCAACTGCTTCGCGCAGAAGTGCATGATGGAGGCGGGTTTCGAGGTGTAG
- a CDS encoding glycosyltransferase family 2 protein — protein sequence MHNPLISVVVPVYNVEQYIRECVDSIVSQTYCHLEIVLIDDGSLDNCPVICDEYAKKDSRIKVIHQKNGGLAKARNVGIENSSGEYITFIDSDDYIASNYIEILYRGIIENNADVSIASFRSFEKNNTAVIEDSSCQFATISKKRCFENYTSIFTNPFVSAWNKLYKRNLFSNIRFPEGKLYEDAFTTYKIFDVSQKIVFTSSVLYFYRLNPDSIMGQSFRKKHLEMIDAFRSGFDYFEKKNEKDISELFIAPLLMREIYCWWGVKKLLKDDNLAKKILDDYKKDSKNLEYTKDIGFIWFLIFKIIAFCPWLYVCYRKISPSYMGDRK from the coding sequence ATGCATAATCCTCTTATTTCTGTTGTTGTTCCCGTATACAATGTCGAACAATATATAAGAGAATGCGTTGACAGCATTGTTTCTCAAACATATTGTCATTTGGAAATTGTTCTTATTGATGATGGGTCTCTGGATAATTGCCCTGTGATTTGTGATGAATATGCAAAAAAAGATAGTCGCATCAAAGTGATTCATCAAAAAAATGGGGGACTTGCGAAGGCGAGAAATGTTGGTATTGAAAATTCAAGTGGAGAATATATAACATTTATTGATAGCGATGACTATATTGCTTCAAATTACATTGAAATATTGTATAGGGGAATAATAGAAAACAATGCCGACGTATCAATAGCTTCGTTTCGATCGTTTGAAAAAAATAATACCGCTGTTATTGAAGATTCTTCTTGCCAGTTTGCAACAATATCGAAAAAAAGATGTTTTGAAAATTACACGTCTATTTTTACAAATCCTTTTGTCTCTGCTTGGAATAAATTATACAAAAGAAATTTATTTTCAAATATAAGATTTCCAGAAGGGAAATTGTATGAAGATGCTTTTACGACGTATAAAATATTTGATGTCTCACAAAAAATTGTCTTCACTTCTTCTGTTCTCTATTTTTATCGATTAAACCCTGATAGTATTATGGGACAATCTTTTAGAAAGAAACATTTAGAAATGATAGACGCTTTTCGAAGCGGTTTCGATTATTTTGAAAAAAAAAATGAAAAAGACATATCAGAATTGTTTATTGCGCCATTGTTGATGCGTGAAATTTATTGCTGGTGGGGGGTAAAAAAACTTTTAAAAGATGATAATTTGGCGAAGAAAATATTAGACGATTATAAAAAAGATTCTAAAAATTTAGAATATACAAAGGATATAGGATTTATTTGGTTTTTGATATTCAAAATAATTGCATTTTGTCCGTGGCTATATGTTTGCTATAGAAAAATAAGCCCTAGTTATATGGGGGATAGAAAATGA
- a CDS encoding glycosyltransferase family 2 protein yields the protein MNCNVVEKGCVSIIVPIYNVERFLDKLILSLIQQTYKNLEIILIDDGSQDNSGSICDCYAKQDNRIKVVHKENGGVSSARNFGLDICSGEYISFIDGDDWVEPDYIEYLLSVMNFANADLAFSDKNFTTRDRTQNTKDFYEVWDREKTVALFLYPGIAIGCWNKIYRRKFLCDHDIRFKMQRSGEGMHFIVTAAQYAKNIGVGHRKIYNYRLNNENSAVTKYNLDMGIYAQKSINAISRELILKTPVVLNAVNWHIWKNYGYIQFLIVATDSLKKNRNLFDRCRKYMLLKLPSVLIKSKVSLKIKLFMVLQTFFPISWVKFQIKASQDALKKDVML from the coding sequence TTGAACTGTAATGTGGTAGAAAAAGGTTGTGTTAGTATTATTGTTCCCATTTATAATGTAGAACGTTTTTTGGATAAGCTGATTTTATCACTTATTCAGCAAACATATAAAAATTTAGAAATTATTCTGATTGATGATGGGTCACAAGATAACAGTGGCTCTATTTGTGATTGTTATGCGAAACAGGATAATCGGATTAAGGTTGTTCATAAGGAAAATGGAGGCGTAAGTAGTGCTAGAAATTTTGGCTTGGATATCTGTTCCGGGGAGTACATTTCTTTTATAGATGGAGATGATTGGGTAGAACCGGATTATATAGAGTATTTACTTTCTGTGATGAATTTTGCCAATGCAGATCTTGCGTTCTCGGATAAAAACTTTACAACACGAGATAGAACGCAAAATACTAAAGATTTTTATGAAGTATGGGATAGAGAGAAAACAGTGGCTTTGTTTCTCTATCCGGGAATTGCGATTGGTTGTTGGAATAAAATTTATAGAAGGAAATTTTTATGCGATCATGATATCCGATTTAAAATGCAACGTTCTGGAGAGGGAATGCATTTTATTGTGACTGCGGCTCAATACGCAAAAAATATTGGTGTTGGCCATCGCAAAATATATAATTATCGCCTCAATAATGAGAATAGCGCTGTTACAAAGTATAATTTAGATATGGGTATATATGCGCAAAAAAGTATTAATGCCATTTCTCGAGAACTAATTTTAAAAACGCCTGTTGTTTTGAATGCTGTGAATTGGCATATATGGAAAAATTATGGTTATATCCAATTTCTTATTGTTGCTACAGATTCCTTGAAAAAAAATAGGAATTTGTTTGACAGATGCCGTAAATACATGCTGTTGAAATTACCTTCTGTTTTGATTAAAAGTAAAGTTAGTTTGAAAATAAAGTTATTTATGGTGTTACAAACTTTTTTCCCCATATCTTGGGTGAAATTTCAAATAAAAGCATCGCAGGATGCTTTGAAAAAAGATGTTATGTTGTAG
- a CDS encoding lipopolysaccharide biosynthesis protein, translating to MDNRLVIAKNTLFLYFRMLLTMFVSLYASRVVLQVLGINDFGIFQTVVGVVGLISFANNALSAGSSRYLTFALGKGNLDELKKTFSSIFLIHLALALLVAIAAETVGLWFVCHNAEILPERIDAAAFAYHFIVASVFLSITQIPYTACIISHEKMAVFAYVSVIEAFLKLFVVYLLQIGDFDKLKMYAVLLCIVQLGITFSYRLYCLKNLPESRSRFIVDEIIIKNVLKYTGWNLLTNTASAVVLHGSTVMTNVFFNPSIVAARAIANQVNDSANQVVHNFRNASNPQIVKKFAAEDFEGSKQLLLSSTKISFYLMLFLCVPVFLETEMILKIWLGFVPDYSAAFLRIAIVTSLIQVFSHSFYAALYAKGTIRENAIFTSIVNFLMFSVVYLLFKLGFSPLALAWSIFIAEFFLAVCVKSVLVVKIVGYRWNDIFAVYIPCIKVFLVAIPIPLLMLLLLNSINMNEILRFIVMIFFSLASVFFSIWSIGLNTEQRNFLRQMFLRFRQ from the coding sequence ATGGACAATCGTTTAGTTATTGCAAAAAACACGTTGTTTCTGTATTTTAGAATGCTGTTGACGATGTTTGTGTCGTTGTATGCAAGTCGTGTTGTTTTGCAAGTTTTGGGAATTAATGATTTCGGAATATTTCAGACGGTTGTTGGTGTTGTTGGTCTGATTTCATTTGCGAATAATGCTCTTTCTGCCGGCTCTTCTCGTTATTTGACTTTTGCTCTTGGAAAAGGAAATTTAGATGAACTGAAGAAAACTTTTTCATCTATTTTTCTAATTCATTTGGCTTTGGCTTTATTAGTTGCTATTGCTGCGGAAACTGTTGGATTGTGGTTTGTTTGCCATAATGCTGAGATTTTACCGGAAAGAATCGATGCCGCTGCTTTTGCATACCATTTTATTGTTGCTTCTGTTTTTTTGTCAATTACTCAAATTCCTTATACGGCGTGTATTATTTCTCATGAAAAAATGGCCGTTTTTGCATATGTTAGTGTTATAGAGGCTTTTTTAAAATTGTTTGTTGTTTATTTGCTTCAAATAGGGGATTTTGACAAGTTAAAAATGTATGCTGTTTTATTATGTATTGTGCAGTTGGGAATAACTTTTTCTTATAGGTTGTATTGCTTGAAAAATCTTCCTGAATCAAGAAGTCGATTTATTGTGGATGAGATAATTATAAAGAATGTATTAAAATATACTGGCTGGAATCTTCTGACTAATACGGCATCGGCTGTTGTTTTACATGGATCAACAGTAATGACCAATGTATTTTTTAATCCAAGTATAGTTGCTGCAAGAGCTATTGCTAATCAAGTGAATGACTCTGCTAATCAAGTTGTTCACAATTTTAGAAATGCAAGTAATCCGCAGATTGTAAAAAAATTCGCTGCAGAAGATTTTGAAGGAAGTAAGCAACTTTTACTTAGTTCTACGAAAATATCTTTTTATCTTATGCTCTTTTTATGTGTTCCAGTCTTTCTCGAAACAGAAATGATTCTAAAAATATGGTTAGGATTTGTTCCCGATTATTCAGCGGCTTTTTTGCGTATTGCGATAGTGACCAGTTTAATCCAGGTATTCAGTCATTCTTTTTATGCCGCCCTTTATGCAAAGGGGACTATTCGTGAGAATGCAATTTTTACATCCATAGTAAATTTCTTGATGTTTTCTGTTGTATATTTGCTTTTTAAGTTAGGTTTTTCGCCATTAGCTCTTGCTTGGAGTATTTTTATTGCAGAGTTTTTCTTGGCTGTATGTGTTAAATCGGTGCTGGTTGTAAAAATAGTTGGTTATAGGTGGAATGATATATTCGCTGTTTATATTCCTTGTATAAAGGTGTTTCTCGTAGCTATTCCAATACCGTTGCTTATGCTTCTTTTGTTAAACTCTATAAATATGAATGAAATTTTGCGATTCATTGTAATGATATTTTTTTCTCTTGCTTCTGTATTTTTTTCTATTTGGTCAATTGGTCTTAATACTGAACAAAGAAATTTTTTACGACAAATGTTTTTACGTTTTCGCCAATAA
- a CDS encoding Gfo/Idh/MocA family protein, whose protein sequence is MKKEPYQIAFIGGGINSAIGEVHKAASQMDGHFELVAGAFSTHTETNQQTAKTWGVAPERTYANYRDLLNAEKGKLDAVVVLAPTDLHKDIVIDALKAGFPVICEKSLATSVAEGEEIAKAVAETKGFFCTTYNYTGYPMVRELKQFIADGKLGKIQQVQVEMPQEGFMRLGANNEPPKPQSWRLKDTVIPKISLDLGSHLHNMIYFLTGERPEHIVADQATFGLFPQIVDNVGALAQYTNNVRAQIWFSKTALGNRNGLRIRVYGSEGSAEWFQLEPETLKTCDLRGNVSLRDRTGDVKIANQQRYNRFKAGHPAGFIEAFANYYKDIADCLGQYFAKGSFTSQYVCGIRTSLEGLAMMQAAAKSAQSNKWESVQQRF, encoded by the coding sequence ATGAAGAAGGAACCTTACCAAATTGCATTTATCGGGGGCGGCATAAATTCCGCCATTGGCGAAGTCCACAAGGCAGCAAGCCAAATGGACGGACATTTTGAACTTGTTGCAGGTGCTTTCAGCACCCACACAGAAACAAACCAGCAGACGGCTAAAACTTGGGGAGTAGCCCCCGAGCGCACCTATGCAAATTACCGCGATTTGCTCAATGCCGAAAAAGGCAAACTCGATGCTGTCGTGGTCCTCGCCCCAACCGATTTGCACAAAGACATTGTCATCGACGCCCTCAAGGCAGGCTTCCCTGTCATTTGCGAAAAATCGCTTGCAACTAGCGTTGCCGAAGGCGAAGAAATCGCCAAAGCAGTTGCCGAAACCAAAGGTTTCTTCTGCACTACATACAACTACACCGGTTACCCGATGGTGCGCGAACTCAAGCAATTCATCGCCGATGGTAAACTCGGAAAAATCCAGCAAGTGCAAGTCGAAATGCCGCAAGAAGGCTTTATGCGCCTGGGTGCCAACAACGAGCCCCCCAAACCGCAAAGTTGGCGACTCAAAGACACCGTGATCCCGAAAATTTCCCTAGACCTCGGGAGTCACCTGCACAACATGATTTACTTTTTAACCGGCGAACGCCCCGAACACATCGTCGCCGACCAAGCCACATTTGGACTTTTCCCGCAAATTGTAGATAACGTTGGAGCACTGGCGCAGTACACGAACAACGTCCGCGCCCAAATTTGGTTCAGCAAAACCGCACTCGGCAACCGTAACGGCCTCCGCATCCGCGTTTACGGCAGCGAAGGCAGCGCCGAATGGTTCCAACTGGAACCCGAAACGCTCAAGACATGTGACCTCCGCGGAAACGTAAGCCTCCGCGACCGCACCGGTGATGTAAAAATTGCAAACCAACAGCGCTACAACCGATTCAAGGCAGGCCACCCCGCCGGATTCATCGAAGCATTCGCGAACTACTACAAAGACATCGCCGATTGCCTCGGGCAATATTTCGCCAAAGGCAGCTTTACAAGCCAGTACGTATGCGGCATCCGCACATCGCTCGAAGGCCTCGCCATGATGCAAGCCGCCGCAAAGTCAGCCCAAAGCAACAAGTGGGAATCCGTTCAACAAAGGTTCTAG
- a CDS encoding sulfatase-like hydrolase/transferase: MQNCRIKNIIIFAVKTVAIVACLFFIAEHYFFEITPFSVSPTFILAILGLIAINWKTKQFQKKDYFKPSHIPLIVLLLFFAIHFRAGIYWALNTFPLRDANVVMLTLQEPFDDFAYSMIKQYLSTTIPQALIITAVLTIFLYALFSNTKKRLIFIGAYFAATIALFISDIPVSDYIHILKNEPEKSASYSKFFVENYVNPDSVKITPPEQKRNLILIYLESMETTFSDKEHGGNQDTNLIPEITQLAQQNINFGRNKNSIGGGIESYGSGATFAAMHTRSLGIPYVINYQKTPILHHYKSIYKILNENGYRQIFFQGNPGCYKEFRNFVTDHKMDEIYGPDDLIERMNLDVEDYMVKQGWKNVQDKESFKFATQILDTLSEPFSLTFFTIDTHSPHGLYDPDCIKANDENNKDELLKASARCVSRELNKFLDSLKSKPFYQNTSIVIFGDHLFMGTRLVKDFPNRKWIDIFINSSKKPTSEENRAFSDIDMFPTILSSMNFDIERNRLGFGTDLFSDKKTLVESIGLNNLNVKLGKMSSHLVHESYLLRKEAK, from the coding sequence ATGCAAAACTGCAGAATAAAGAACATAATCATTTTTGCCGTAAAAACAGTCGCAATAGTTGCGTGTCTCTTTTTTATAGCAGAACACTATTTTTTTGAAATCACACCATTTTCTGTATCGCCAACATTCATATTAGCCATCTTAGGGCTCATCGCAATAAACTGGAAAACAAAACAATTCCAAAAAAAAGACTATTTCAAACCATCACACATACCCCTCATAGTCCTTCTACTCTTCTTTGCAATCCATTTTAGGGCTGGCATCTATTGGGCGTTAAACACATTCCCGCTTAGAGACGCAAATGTAGTGATGCTTACCCTACAAGAGCCATTCGATGACTTCGCCTATTCAATGATTAAGCAGTACTTGTCAACAACAATACCCCAAGCACTTATAATAACTGCAGTCCTAACCATTTTCCTATACGCCCTTTTTAGCAATACTAAAAAAAGACTAATTTTCATCGGTGCTTATTTTGCCGCTACCATTGCGCTTTTTATCAGCGATATTCCCGTATCTGATTACATACACATCCTAAAAAACGAACCCGAGAAAAGCGCATCATATTCAAAATTTTTTGTTGAAAACTACGTCAATCCTGATTCAGTCAAAATTACGCCCCCAGAACAAAAGCGAAACTTAATTCTAATTTATCTAGAATCCATGGAAACAACATTCTCCGACAAAGAACATGGGGGTAATCAGGATACGAACCTCATTCCAGAAATTACCCAACTAGCACAACAAAACATCAACTTTGGTAGAAATAAAAATTCCATTGGAGGCGGAATTGAATCGTATGGTTCAGGAGCGACCTTTGCAGCAATGCACACACGTTCTTTGGGAATCCCATACGTCATCAACTACCAAAAAACTCCCATACTGCACCATTACAAAAGCATTTATAAAATTCTAAACGAAAACGGGTATAGACAAATATTCTTCCAAGGAAATCCTGGATGTTACAAAGAATTTCGAAATTTCGTGACAGATCACAAGATGGACGAAATCTACGGCCCTGATGATTTGATAGAACGAATGAACTTAGATGTTGAAGATTATATGGTAAAACAAGGCTGGAAAAATGTTCAAGATAAAGAATCCTTTAAATTTGCAACACAAATTCTTGACACTCTATCTGAGCCATTCTCACTAACATTCTTTACCATCGACACCCATTCCCCCCATGGACTATACGACCCTGATTGCATAAAAGCCAACGACGAAAACAACAAAGACGAACTTCTCAAAGCATCAGCTCGCTGCGTATCCAGGGAACTGAACAAATTCCTAGACTCATTAAAGTCAAAACCCTTCTACCAAAACACATCCATTGTAATCTTCGGAGATCACCTATTTATGGGAACACGTTTAGTAAAAGACTTCCCCAACCGCAAATGGATTGACATATTTATAAATTCATCAAAAAAGCCAACATCAGAAGAAAACAGAGCATTCTCGGACATCGACATGTTCCCGACGATTCTAAGTTCAATGAATTTTGACATTGAGAGAAATCGGCTAGGATTCGGAACAGACCTTTTTAGCGACAAGAAAACACTCGTAGAAAGCATTGGATTAAACAATCTCAACGTAAAACTGGGGAAAATGTCAAGTCACTTGGTACACGAAAGCTATTTACTTAGAAAAGAAGCTAAATAA
- a CDS encoding polysaccharide pyruvyl transferase family protein: MNEKHKIGLVTLYRENYGSILQCYSLKFFLNSLNNECDVLYLKDDENLFHLDVIKRKIRTLINIIFNPSFLRFLFFSKLGLNKRNLTKGSESKMDVFVDLFLQPKCVLSTDLKKKEWLNQYDNFVVGSDQIWNVCHIVKPFYFLQFAPRKKRIAVAVSFGISKIPWINQKNLRTALNGFDFISVREETGVEIVKKYSKANVCRVADPTFLYDADEWRDIAKNTKPIQKKYILFHFLNEPEQVAVESVKWLSEHLDLDVVAVGYWHKVLNTVDRINLKEEGPLGYASLIDNAEYILTDSFHTCLFSINFEKKFFVFSRRYVMLSQNSRIYDMLNRFALQDRLISDIENLKNKYLENLPKHVKNIIEKERADIRNFVKKSILKNS, translated from the coding sequence ATGAATGAAAAACATAAAATAGGCTTGGTAACATTGTATAGAGAAAATTATGGCTCTATCCTCCAGTGCTACTCTCTTAAGTTTTTTTTGAACTCATTAAACAATGAATGTGATGTATTATATTTGAAAGATGATGAGAATTTATTTCATCTTGATGTAATAAAAAGAAAAATAAGAACCTTAATAAATATTATCTTTAATCCTTCGTTTTTACGCTTTCTTTTTTTCAGCAAACTTGGTTTGAATAAAAGAAATTTGACTAAGGGATCTGAATCTAAAATGGATGTTTTTGTGGACTTATTTTTGCAACCAAAATGTGTTTTGTCTACTGATTTGAAAAAGAAAGAGTGGCTGAATCAGTATGATAACTTTGTCGTGGGAAGTGATCAAATATGGAATGTTTGCCATATTGTCAAACCGTTTTATTTTCTCCAATTTGCTCCAAGAAAAAAAAGGATTGCTGTAGCGGTTAGCTTTGGAATATCAAAGATTCCTTGGATTAATCAGAAAAATTTGCGAACAGCTTTGAATGGGTTTGATTTTATTTCTGTTCGAGAAGAAACGGGTGTTGAAATTGTAAAAAAGTATTCAAAAGCAAATGTTTGTCGTGTTGCAGATCCAACTTTTTTATATGATGCCGATGAATGGCGTGACATTGCTAAAAATACGAAACCGATTCAGAAAAAGTATATTCTTTTTCATTTTTTAAATGAACCAGAACAGGTTGCTGTTGAATCTGTGAAGTGGCTTTCCGAACATCTAGATTTAGATGTGGTTGCTGTTGGCTATTGGCATAAAGTGTTAAACACGGTTGATAGAATAAATTTAAAAGAGGAGGGACCTTTGGGATATGCGTCTCTAATAGACAACGCTGAATATATTTTAACGGATTCTTTTCATACGTGTTTATTTTCCATTAACTTTGAAAAAAAATTTTTTGTATTTAGCCGACGGTATGTTATGTTATCTCAAAATAGCAGAATTTATGATATGCTCAATCGGTTCGCTTTACAGGATCGATTGATTTCTGATATAGAAAATCTAAAAAATAAGTATTTGGAGAATCTTCCGAAACATGTGAAAAATATTATTGAAAAAGAGAGAGCTGATATACGCAATTTTGTAAAGAAGTCGATTCTGAAAAACTCGTAA
- a CDS encoding glycosyltransferase family 2 protein, with protein MKLSFVIPCYRSENTIETVVKEIYDTVATRPGTNYEIVLVNDCSPDNVWSVIERLAAADSRIKGICLAKNFGQHSALMAGYAQATGDYIISLDDDGQTPASESFKLVDKLEEGYDVVYGYYKHAKQHLFRRFGTWVNKKMAEAIIGQPKTLRTTSFFIMRKFIVDEIVRYPHPFAYISGLVFRATKNLGNVEVQHRRRLEGESGYTIAGLLGLWINGFTAFSVKPLRAATFIGLFCAILGFAAGLFVIYKKLMFPAVPLGYTSMLATILFIGGMIMLLLGLIGEYVGRIYISINQSPQYVVRKRTF; from the coding sequence ATGAAACTCTCTTTTGTAATCCCCTGTTACCGTAGCGAAAATACGATTGAAACAGTCGTTAAAGAAATCTATGACACCGTGGCAACCCGCCCCGGCACCAACTACGAAATTGTTCTCGTAAACGATTGCAGCCCAGACAACGTTTGGAGCGTTATCGAACGCCTTGCCGCAGCCGATTCGCGCATTAAAGGAATCTGCCTCGCCAAGAATTTCGGGCAGCACTCCGCCCTCATGGCAGGCTACGCCCAGGCAACAGGCGATTACATCATCAGCCTCGACGACGACGGCCAAACACCCGCCAGCGAATCCTTCAAACTTGTAGACAAGCTAGAAGAAGGCTATGACGTCGTTTACGGTTACTACAAGCACGCCAAACAACATTTATTCCGCCGCTTCGGAACATGGGTCAACAAGAAAATGGCCGAAGCAATCATCGGGCAGCCCAAAACACTGCGCACCACAAGCTTTTTCATCATGCGCAAGTTCATCGTCGATGAAATCGTGCGCTACCCCCACCCGTTTGCCTACATCAGCGGCCTTGTATTCCGCGCAACCAAAAATCTAGGCAACGTCGAAGTCCAGCACCGCCGCCGCCTCGAAGGTGAATCCGGCTACACCATCGCAGGACTTCTCGGACTTTGGATTAACGGCTTCACCGCATTCTCCGTAAAGCCGCTTCGCGCCGCAACCTTCATCGGTTTATTCTGCGCAATCCTCGGCTTTGCTGCAGGCCTCTTTGTCATCTACAAGAAACTGATGTTCCCTGCAGTACCCCTCGGCTACACCAGCATGCTCGCCACCATCCTCTTCATAGGCGGCATGATTATGCTATTGCTCGGACTCATCGGTGAATATGTAGGCCGCATCTACATCAGCATCAACCAGTCGCCGCAATACGTTGTACGCAAGCGGACGTTCTAG
- a CDS encoding glycosyltransferase family 32 protein — protein sequence MIPKVIHYCWFGHKPLPPLALKCIASWKKYLPDYEIKEWNEQNFDVAQIPYVEQAYKNKKYAFVSDFARFKIMYEYGGVYFDTDVEVIKPLDDIIEKGSFLGMEAGESDGALYCNVGLGFACVPRLGLCKEMIDLYGCLNFYEDGRCNLKTVVQYFSEILMKKGIRLSLDIVKYENVYIYPPEFFCPKSYESGKIRLTENTRTIHHYAASWHGPKEILMRILTRFFGTERIVAFWKRYMSLFGK from the coding sequence ATGATTCCTAAGGTTATTCATTATTGTTGGTTTGGACACAAGCCCCTTCCTCCATTAGCTTTAAAATGTATTGCTTCTTGGAAAAAATATTTACCAGATTATGAGATAAAAGAGTGGAATGAACAAAATTTTGATGTTGCTCAAATTCCGTATGTAGAACAGGCTTATAAAAATAAAAAATATGCGTTTGTAAGTGATTTTGCTCGGTTCAAAATTATGTATGAATATGGAGGGGTATATTTTGATACCGATGTTGAAGTTATTAAACCATTAGATGATATTATAGAAAAAGGTTCCTTTTTGGGGATGGAGGCTGGAGAATCGGATGGTGCTTTATACTGTAATGTTGGTTTGGGATTTGCATGTGTTCCTAGATTAGGTTTGTGTAAAGAAATGATTGACTTGTATGGTTGTCTGAATTTTTATGAGGATGGTCGTTGTAATTTAAAGACTGTGGTTCAGTATTTTTCAGAGATTCTTATGAAAAAGGGAATTAGACTTTCTTTGGATATTGTAAAATATGAAAATGTATATATATATCCGCCAGAATTTTTTTGCCCCAAATCATACGAAAGTGGAAAAATTCGACTGACAGAAAATACTCGCACTATACATCATTATGCCGCATCATGGCATGGACCTAAAGAAATCCTTATGCGAATTTTAACTCGTTTTTTTGGGACAGAAAGAATTGTTGCTTTTTGGAAACGGTATATGAGTCTGTTTGGTAAATGA